The proteins below are encoded in one region of Fibrella aestuarina BUZ 2:
- the rplI gene encoding 50S ribosomal protein L9 yields MEIILKTDITGLGYKNDIVTVKPGYGRNYLIPQGFAMMATPSNKKIVAENIRQAAHKVEKIKNDAVALADQIGDMKLTIAAKAGETGKIFGRVTNTQIADALREQGIDIDRKKITIEDVKTLGEYQATIDLHKEVKKTVTVEVVGE; encoded by the coding sequence ATGGAAATCATTCTCAAGACCGATATCACTGGGTTGGGGTATAAGAACGACATTGTTACGGTAAAACCCGGCTATGGTCGTAACTACCTGATCCCGCAGGGATTTGCTATGATGGCAACGCCCTCGAACAAGAAAATTGTAGCCGAAAACATCCGTCAGGCTGCCCACAAAGTCGAGAAAATCAAGAACGACGCCGTGGCGCTGGCCGACCAGATTGGCGACATGAAACTGACCATCGCGGCCAAAGCCGGCGAAACGGGCAAGATCTTCGGTCGCGTGACCAACACGCAGATCGCTGACGCCCTGCGCGAGCAAGGCATCGACATCGACCGCAAGAAAATCACCATCGAAGACGTGAAAACGCTGGGCGAATACCAGGCGACGATCGATCTGCACAAAGAGGTGAAGAAAACGGTAACCGTCGAGGTTGTCGGCGAATAA
- the rpsF gene encoding 30S ribosomal protein S6, giving the protein MFQKNYETVFILTPVLSESQVKDAVDKYRTLLTSAGAEIVHEYSMGLRKLAYPIKNKNTGFYQVFEFQCEPSLIDKLNVEYLRDERILRDLTIVLDKHAIDYNARKRNGQIGKKKETAEAK; this is encoded by the coding sequence ATGTTCCAAAAGAACTACGAAACGGTGTTCATTTTGACTCCCGTTTTATCTGAATCTCAGGTAAAGGACGCCGTTGACAAGTATCGGACCCTGCTGACCAGCGCCGGGGCCGAGATTGTCCACGAGTACAGCATGGGTTTGCGGAAGCTGGCCTACCCGATCAAAAACAAGAATACGGGCTTTTATCAGGTGTTTGAGTTCCAGTGCGAACCCTCACTGATCGACAAACTGAACGTTGAGTACCTCCGTGATGAGCGCATCCTGCGCGATCTGACGATCGTTCTCGACAAGCACGCTATTGACTACAACGCCCGCAAGCGGAACGGTCAGATTGGGAAGAAAAAAGAAACGGCCGAAGCAAAATAA
- a CDS encoding beta strand repeat-containing protein, whose translation MVANYNTSNVTTYTNVTTTPTFSGSLINSGTTLNQPNSILLYRDTLYVANAGGGAAGAGFIRKYNPVTGAQYGTGNFTSGLSFPERLVIGPDGNIFVADYGSNSIKRININNGVVLNTYTLATLTGQQALGIEFVGADMYVTRGTINTPTVTTLGRIERYTFSNNYATISLPTLVASYVGGTPRGITTGPDGLIYVTIKDPTGARVERFSPGVIVVPTTFLTMDAGSNPYQGLNWSPDGFLYVADFGENEVQVYNSSGTEITTRNITGQNGPHFVQFYCPCAATTVFTPSNLTLCSGASGLVQITSTNANPQITYRYASSSPNTTITGPTTTSAASNTITISSTTTSTFSVTITDRIGCSAVAGGTLSINALPTPTLTNATICVGQTATLTATGGTSYTLVNTGTVNTTGIFSVTPSSTTTYTVTAANSNNCTATATGTVTVNQLPVVTLTSSTVCAGQIATLTATSGLASYTFSPGLTQVGGSAGNTATIVGSGTATTAYSVTAASSAGCLATATGSVTVRAVPVATAVSTTATCASPATVSGTSSLTGSSFSWTGPSAFASTAQSFTTNTPGTYTLVVTTNGCSSSAVTTTVVSNTAPPALTLSSATVCAGQTATLTATAGLSNYVFSAGLTQVGGATGNTATIVGSGSATTAYSVTATNAAGCTAVASGSVTVRPNPVATAVSTTATCATAATVSGTSSLTGSSFSWTGPSAFASTAQSFTTNTPGTYTLVVTTNGCSSSAVTTTVVQDIVAPQNVAATNTGPITCAQPTASVSASSSTGGVSYRWSGPNSFTSSAQSFVTSLAGLYSVTVTGANGCTAAATTSVISNTAPPAITLSSATVCAGQTATLTATAGLTSYVFSAGLTQIGGAAGNTATIVGSGSNTTVYSVTATNAVGCTAVASGSVTVNPNPVGAATTSGTITCATAATVSGTSSLTGSSFSWTGPSAFASTAQSFTTNTPGTYTLVVTANGCSSTAVTTTVTSNTVAPTATLSSTAICAGQTATLTAGSGTSYVLNPGNLSNTTGTFAVTPTNTTTYTVVVTGANGCTAAAQGTVTVNPLPTASVTPSATAICAGQTVTLTANGGTSYRWSTGATTASIPVTTAGTYSVTATNASGCTAVAQGTVTVNPLPTPTLSSTVICAGQTATLTATGGTSYTLSPGNLSNTTGTFTIAPAATTTYTVVVSNASGCTAATQGTITVNPVPVATAVSTTATCATAATVSGTSSLTGSSFSWTGPSAFASTAQSFTTNTPGTYTLVVTTNGCSSSAVTTTVVQDIVAPQNVAATNTGPITCAQPTASVSASSSTGGVSYRWSGPNSFTSSAQSFVTSLAGLYSVTVTGANGCTAAATTSVISNTAPPTATLTASNTVVCAGEVVTLTAGGGTSYRWSTGATTAILSVTSTGTYSVTVTNANGCTAVASLGITVNPLPQLTVNSATVCAGTSTSLTLGGCVGGTVRWSTGSASATLLVTPLATTTYSVTCTFPTSCFSTTVATVTVTGAPTYGNTPTLTQATCTGNRANNDARIDFTALQNTVRADIVLGSSYGAGPAFGAPSNKIVVGNSVSFTNLPNPTQPQDYTVRLFGSDGNCITDVVVVVAPAECPCLNKCISPIVVRIVTR comes from the coding sequence TTGGTTGCTAACTACAACACCAGCAACGTAACGACGTACACCAACGTGACAACCACCCCCACCTTTTCGGGGTCGTTAATCAACAGTGGCACTACCTTGAATCAGCCCAACTCGATTCTCCTGTATCGGGATACGCTCTACGTGGCGAATGCAGGCGGTGGGGCCGCTGGAGCAGGGTTCATCCGAAAGTATAACCCAGTAACGGGCGCCCAATATGGTACCGGCAACTTCACGTCCGGGCTGAGTTTTCCGGAGCGGCTAGTCATTGGGCCGGATGGCAACATTTTTGTGGCTGATTATGGTAGCAATTCCATCAAACGAATAAACATCAATAACGGTGTTGTGCTAAACACCTATACCCTGGCTACCCTGACTGGTCAGCAGGCGCTGGGCATCGAGTTTGTGGGAGCAGACATGTATGTGACCCGTGGTACGATCAATACTCCCACCGTAACAACGTTGGGCCGTATTGAACGATACACGTTCTCAAACAACTACGCGACGATCAGCTTGCCTACACTGGTTGCGTCGTATGTCGGCGGGACACCAAGGGGGATAACGACTGGTCCCGACGGCCTGATTTATGTCACTATAAAAGACCCCACGGGCGCGCGGGTAGAACGCTTTTCGCCGGGTGTCATAGTTGTCCCAACGACGTTTCTGACCATGGACGCGGGCTCCAACCCCTATCAGGGGCTCAACTGGAGCCCCGATGGATTCCTGTACGTGGCCGATTTTGGGGAGAATGAGGTGCAGGTTTACAATTCGTCGGGTACCGAAATAACGACCCGGAACATTACCGGGCAGAACGGTCCGCACTTTGTGCAGTTCTACTGCCCTTGCGCAGCGACTACGGTCTTTACGCCGTCGAACCTGACGCTTTGCTCGGGCGCCAGTGGGCTGGTGCAGATTACATCGACGAATGCCAACCCACAAATCACGTACCGATATGCGTCGAGTTCGCCCAACACCACCATTACCGGGCCTACCACTACCTCAGCCGCTTCGAATACGATCACGATCAGTTCGACAACGACGAGTACGTTCTCGGTAACGATCACCGACCGGATTGGCTGTTCGGCCGTAGCCGGAGGTACATTGTCGATCAATGCGCTGCCAACACCAACACTGACCAACGCCACCATTTGTGTCGGGCAAACCGCCACACTGACGGCCACAGGCGGTACCAGCTATACGCTGGTCAACACGGGAACAGTCAATACGACGGGTATTTTTTCGGTAACGCCTTCATCAACGACGACATATACCGTTACGGCGGCTAATAGCAATAACTGTACGGCCACAGCGACCGGCACAGTGACAGTAAACCAGCTTCCGGTGGTGACGTTGACTAGTAGCACGGTATGCGCCGGGCAAATCGCTACGCTGACGGCTACCAGTGGGCTGGCCAGTTACACGTTCTCGCCGGGGTTAACCCAAGTTGGGGGCTCGGCAGGCAACACCGCGACGATTGTGGGGAGCGGTACCGCCACCACCGCGTATAGTGTAACGGCTGCCAGCAGCGCAGGTTGCCTGGCTACGGCTACTGGTAGCGTAACCGTGAGGGCTGTACCCGTCGCGACGGCAGTAAGCACTACGGCCACCTGTGCCAGCCCCGCCACCGTGTCTGGTACCTCAAGCCTGACAGGCTCGAGCTTCAGCTGGACGGGGCCAAGTGCCTTTGCCAGCACGGCCCAGAGCTTCACCACCAACACCCCAGGTACGTATACGCTGGTGGTCACCACCAACGGCTGCAGCAGTAGCGCCGTGACCACCACGGTGGTTAGCAACACGGCGCCCCCAGCCCTTACGTTGTCATCGGCTACGGTCTGCGCGGGCCAAACCGCCACGCTCACCGCCACGGCGGGTCTGAGCAATTATGTTTTCTCGGCGGGCCTGACGCAGGTAGGGGGGGCAACGGGTAACACAGCTACGATTGTGGGGAGTGGCTCGGCGACAACGGCCTATAGCGTAACGGCTACCAACGCCGCAGGCTGTACAGCGGTGGCTTCTGGCAGCGTGACCGTACGGCCTAATCCAGTGGCGACGGCGGTGAGTACCACAGCCACCTGCGCCACGGCGGCTACCGTGTCAGGTACGTCAAGCCTGACGGGCTCGAGCTTTAGCTGGACGGGGCCAAGCGCCTTTGCCAGCACGGCCCAGAGCTTCACCACCAACACCCCAGGTACGTATACGCTGGTGGTCACCACCAATGGTTGTAGCAGCAGCGCCGTGACCACCACAGTGGTGCAGGACATTGTAGCGCCCCAGAACGTGGCCGCCACCAACACCGGCCCCATCACCTGCGCCCAGCCCACGGCCAGTGTATCGGCCTCCAGCAGCACGGGGGGCGTGAGCTACCGGTGGAGCGGTCCCAACAGTTTCACCAGCAGCGCCCAGAGTTTTGTCACCAGCCTGGCGGGGCTGTATTCGGTGACGGTGACGGGCGCCAACGGTTGTACGGCGGCGGCCACTACTTCAGTGATCAGCAACACCGCGCCGCCTGCAATTACGTTGTCATCAGCCACGGTTTGCGCCGGTCAGACGGCAACGCTGACTGCCACGGCGGGGCTTACCAGTTATGTTTTCTCAGCAGGCCTAACCCAGATTGGGGGGGCAGCGGGCAATACCGCGACCATCGTAGGCAGCGGGTCGAACACTACCGTCTATAGTGTAACGGCGACGAATGCAGTGGGTTGCACGGCGGTTGCCTCTGGCAGTGTAACCGTAAATCCAAACCCGGTTGGCGCGGCTACAACCAGCGGCACAATTACCTGCGCCACGGCGGCCACCGTGTCAGGTACGTCGAGCCTGACGGGCTCGAGCTTTAGCTGGACGGGACCAAGTGCCTTTGCCAGCACGGCCCAGAGCTTCACTACCAACACCCCAGGTACGTATACGCTGGTGGTGACCGCCAACGGCTGTAGCAGCACTGCCGTGACCACTACCGTTACCAGCAACACAGTAGCCCCCACGGCAACCTTATCGTCGACGGCTATCTGCGCTGGTCAGACGGCTACCCTAACGGCGGGTAGTGGCACGAGCTACGTGCTGAATCCCGGTAATCTGAGCAATACGACCGGTACGTTTGCGGTGACGCCCACCAATACCACGACCTATACGGTTGTCGTTACGGGCGCGAATGGCTGTACGGCGGCTGCCCAGGGGACCGTGACCGTTAATCCACTGCCCACGGCCAGTGTTACCCCCAGCGCCACGGCCATCTGTGCCGGGCAGACGGTTACGCTGACCGCCAATGGCGGCACCAGCTATCGGTGGTCGACGGGCGCGACGACCGCCAGTATTCCGGTGACCACAGCTGGTACATACAGCGTGACAGCAACCAACGCCAGTGGCTGTACGGCAGTAGCCCAGGGAACCGTGACGGTGAATCCGCTGCCGACGCCAACGCTCAGCAGTACGGTGATCTGTGCTGGTCAAACCGCTACGTTAACGGCCACGGGCGGCACCAGCTATACACTGAGCCCCGGCAACCTGAGCAACACGACCGGTACGTTCACGATAGCCCCGGCCGCTACGACTACATACACGGTCGTTGTTAGCAACGCCAGTGGCTGTACGGCTGCCACACAAGGAACCATAACGGTAAATCCTGTACCCGTCGCGACGGCGGTGAGTACCACGGCCACCTGCGCCACGGCGGCCACCGTGTCAGGTACGTCAAGCCTGACAGGCTCGAGCTTTAGCTGGACGGGACCAAGTGCCTTTGCCAGCACGGCTCAGAGCTTCACCACCAACACCCCAGGTACGTATACGCTGGTGGTCACCACCAATGGTTGTAGCAGTAGCGCCGTGACCACCACGGTGGTGCAGGACATTGTAGCGCCCCAGAACGTGGCCGCCACCAACACCGGCCCCATCACCTGCGCCCAGCCCACGGCCAGTGTGTCGGCCTCCAGCAGCACGGGGGGCGTGAGCTACCGGTGGAGCGGTCCCAACAGTTTCACCAGCAGCGCCCAGAGTTTTGTCACCAGCCTGGCGGGGCTGTATTCGGTGACGGTGACGGGCGCCAACGGTTGTACGGCGGCGGCCACTACTTCAGTGATCAGCAACACTGCGCCGCCGACGGCCACGCTGACGGCTAGTAATACGGTGGTCTGTGCCGGTGAGGTCGTAACACTTACGGCCGGTGGTGGCACCAGTTACCGCTGGTCGACGGGGGCAACGACCGCTATCCTTTCAGTAACCAGCACAGGTACGTATTCGGTGACGGTAACCAATGCGAACGGCTGTACGGCAGTGGCTAGCCTTGGCATCACGGTTAACCCGCTGCCACAGCTGACGGTCAATTCTGCTACCGTCTGCGCCGGCACATCGACATCGCTGACACTGGGTGGCTGCGTGGGCGGTACGGTTCGTTGGTCGACGGGTAGCGCGAGTGCAACCCTATTGGTAACGCCACTGGCAACGACAACCTACTCCGTTACCTGTACCTTCCCGACAAGTTGCTTCTCGACAACAGTCGCGACGGTGACCGTAACGGGCGCGCCGACCTATGGGAACACCCCAACCCTTACGCAGGCCACCTGTACGGGTAATAGGGCCAACAACGACGCACGAATCGATTTTACCGCTCTGCAAAACACCGTGCGGGCCGACATCGTCCTGGGAAGCAGCTACGGGGCAGGTCCTGCGTTTGGGGCGCCCAGCAACAAGATCGTGGTCGGCAATTCGGTTAGTTTCACCAACCTGCCTAACCCCACGCAGCCACAGGATTATACCGTCCGTCTGTTTGGCAGTGATGGCAACTGTATTACCGACGTAGTGGTCGTTGTGGCACCCGCCGAATGCCCCTGCCTGAACAAGTGTATCTCGCCGATCGTAGTACGAATCGTGACGCGGTGA
- the rpsR gene encoding 30S ribosomal protein S18, producing MSLQNESLNSGEVRKKYCRFKKAGIKYIDYKDPNFLLKLLNDQGRILPRRITGTSLKYQRKVAQAVKRARHLALLPFVADSLK from the coding sequence ATGAGCCTCCAGAACGAATCGCTGAACAGCGGCGAAGTCCGCAAAAAATACTGCCGCTTCAAGAAAGCCGGCATCAAATACATCGACTATAAAGATCCCAACTTCCTGCTGAAGTTGTTGAATGATCAGGGTCGTATTCTGCCCCGCCGGATCACGGGCACCAGCCTCAAATACCAGCGTAAAGTAGCGCAGGCCGTTAAGCGGGCGCGCCACCTTGCCTTACTCCCCTTCGTAGCCGATTCACTCAAATAG